From the Streptomyces sp. Tu 2975 genome, one window contains:
- a CDS encoding Lrp/AsnC ligand binding domain-containing protein, translating to MVQAYILIQTEVGKASTVAETIGKIPGVIQAEDVTGPYDVIVRAQADTVDDLGRMVVAKVQQVDGITRTLTCPVVHI from the coding sequence GTGGTACAGGCGTACATCCTCATTCAGACCGAGGTGGGCAAGGCGTCGACCGTCGCCGAGACCATCGGAAAGATTCCCGGTGTGATCCAGGCCGAGGATGTGACCGGCCCGTACGACGTGATCGTGCGCGCGCAGGCCGACACCGTCGACGACCTGGGTCGCATGGTGGTCGCCAAGGTCCAGCAAGTGGACGGCATCACCCGCACCCTGACCTGCCCGGTCGTGCACATCTAG
- a CDS encoding DUF3515 domain-containing protein: protein MTSFGRRSLILSAAAVLVAAAGCSSTDASASITVPSPPAEEAALCRALDGELPDSVDGHDRDDPEPSSELTAGWGDAAIVLRCGVARPVGMSDPQGQGVEVDGVNWLLEERDDGPRFTTTYRETYVEVTLGGRYMHDIGPLTDLAGPVKETVPATL from the coding sequence GTGACGTCTTTCGGCCGCCGGTCCCTGATCCTGTCCGCAGCCGCCGTACTGGTGGCCGCCGCGGGCTGCTCCTCCACGGACGCGTCGGCGTCGATCACGGTTCCCAGCCCCCCGGCCGAGGAAGCAGCCCTGTGCCGTGCGCTGGACGGGGAGCTGCCGGACTCGGTCGACGGGCACGACCGCGACGACCCCGAGCCGTCGTCCGAACTCACCGCCGGCTGGGGCGATGCCGCGATCGTACTGCGCTGCGGTGTGGCCCGGCCGGTGGGGATGAGCGATCCGCAGGGCCAGGGCGTCGAGGTGGACGGCGTCAACTGGCTGCTGGAGGAGCGGGACGACGGCCCCCGCTTCACCACCACGTACCGCGAGACGTACGTGGAGGTCACACTCGGCGGCCGGTACATGCACGACATCGGCCCGCTCACGGACCTGGCCGGGCCCGTCAAGGAGACGGTCCCGGCCACCCTTTGA
- a CDS encoding D-alanine--D-alanine ligase family protein yields MSTENLPQSPEQQLRKPRVAVVFGGRSSEHGISVVTAGAVLRAIDRTKYDVLPIGITADGRWALTADEPDRMAITDRRTPNVEELAESDEGGVVLSVDPGSREVVYSEPGSVPKALGEVDVVFPMLHGPYGEDGTLQGLLELSGVPYVGSGVLASAVGQDKEYMKRVFVSFGLPVGPYEVIRPREWANDPAAARKKIVDFAGEHGWPLFIKPARGGSSMGITKVDGLAGLDDAIAEAQRHDPKILVESLLRGREIECGVLEFEDGPRASVPAEIPPVTAHDFYDFEAKYIDSAAGLVPAPLTDEQTAEVQRLAVAAFDAASCEGLVRADFFLTEDGEFVINEINTMPGFTPISMYPRMWQESGVAYTELVDRLIRAALTRSTGLR; encoded by the coding sequence ATGAGCACCGAGAACCTCCCCCAGAGCCCCGAGCAGCAGCTCCGCAAGCCGCGCGTAGCCGTCGTCTTCGGCGGCCGCAGCTCCGAACACGGGATCTCCGTGGTCACCGCGGGCGCGGTGCTGCGGGCCATCGACCGCACCAAGTACGACGTCCTGCCGATCGGCATCACCGCCGACGGCCGGTGGGCGCTCACGGCCGACGAGCCGGACCGGATGGCGATCACCGACCGCAGGACGCCGAACGTCGAGGAGCTCGCCGAGTCCGACGAGGGCGGCGTGGTGCTCTCCGTCGACCCCGGCAGCCGTGAGGTCGTCTACAGCGAGCCCGGCTCCGTGCCCAAGGCGCTCGGCGAGGTGGACGTCGTCTTCCCGATGCTGCACGGCCCGTACGGCGAGGACGGCACCCTCCAGGGGTTGCTCGAGCTCTCCGGCGTCCCGTACGTCGGCTCGGGCGTGCTCGCCTCGGCCGTCGGCCAGGACAAGGAGTACATGAAGCGGGTCTTCGTCTCCTTCGGCCTGCCCGTCGGTCCGTACGAGGTGATCCGCCCGCGCGAGTGGGCGAACGACCCCGCGGCCGCCCGGAAGAAGATCGTGGACTTCGCGGGCGAGCACGGCTGGCCGCTGTTCATCAAGCCCGCCCGAGGCGGCTCCTCGATGGGCATCACCAAGGTGGACGGTCTCGCGGGGCTGGACGACGCGATCGCCGAGGCGCAGCGCCACGACCCCAAGATCCTCGTGGAGTCGCTGTTGCGCGGCCGGGAGATCGAGTGCGGCGTGCTCGAGTTCGAGGACGGCCCGCGCGCCAGCGTCCCGGCCGAGATCCCGCCGGTGACGGCCCACGATTTCTACGACTTCGAGGCCAAGTACATCGACTCGGCGGCCGGCCTGGTCCCCGCCCCGCTCACCGACGAGCAGACCGCCGAGGTGCAGCGGCTGGCGGTCGCGGCGTTCGACGCGGCGTCGTGCGAGGGCCTGGTCCGCGCGGACTTCTTCCTCACGGAGGACGGCGAGTTCGTCATCAACGAGATCAACACCATGCCGGGCTTCACACCGATCTCCATGTATCCGCGGATGTGGCAGGAGAGCGGCGTCGCCTACACCGAGCTGGTGGACCGGCTGATCCGGGCCGCCCTGACCCGTTCGACGGGGCTTCGATAG
- a CDS encoding NAD(P)H-dependent glycerol-3-phosphate dehydrogenase produces MTKPVKAAVFGTGSWGTAFGMVLADAGCEVTLWGRRANLVDAVNTTRTNPDYLPGIELPEKLRATTDPAEALHEADFTVLAVPSQTLRGNLAAWVPKLPADTVLVSLMKGVELGTAKRMSEVVEEVAHVPADRVAVVTGPNLAKEIAQRRPAAAVVACRDEAVAQRLQAACHTPYFRPYTNTDVVGCELGGAVKNVIGLAVGIADGMGLGDNAKGSLITRGLAETTRLGLAMGADPLTFSGLAGLGDLVATCSSPLSRNHTFGTNLGRGMTLEETIAVTKQTAEGVKSCESVLDLARRHGVDMPITETVVGIVHEGKPPVVALKELMSRAAKPERR; encoded by the coding sequence GTGACAAAGCCGGTCAAGGCCGCCGTCTTCGGAACGGGCTCGTGGGGCACGGCGTTCGGCATGGTGCTGGCGGACGCCGGCTGCGAGGTGACCCTGTGGGGACGCCGCGCGAACCTCGTCGACGCCGTCAACACCACCCGCACCAACCCCGACTATCTGCCGGGGATCGAGCTCCCGGAGAAGCTGCGGGCCACCACGGACCCGGCGGAGGCGCTGCACGAGGCCGACTTCACCGTCCTCGCCGTCCCGTCCCAGACCCTGCGCGGCAATCTCGCCGCGTGGGTGCCGAAACTGCCCGCCGACACCGTGCTCGTCTCCCTGATGAAGGGCGTCGAACTCGGCACCGCCAAGCGGATGAGCGAGGTCGTCGAGGAGGTCGCGCACGTGCCGGCCGACCGCGTCGCCGTGGTCACCGGTCCCAACCTCGCCAAGGAGATCGCCCAGCGCCGGCCCGCCGCCGCCGTGGTCGCCTGCCGTGACGAGGCGGTCGCGCAACGTCTCCAGGCCGCCTGTCACACCCCCTACTTCCGCCCCTACACCAACACCGACGTGGTGGGTTGCGAACTGGGCGGCGCGGTCAAGAACGTCATCGGCCTCGCCGTCGGCATCGCCGACGGCATGGGGCTCGGCGACAACGCCAAGGGCTCCCTGATCACCCGCGGTCTCGCGGAGACGACACGGCTGGGCCTCGCCATGGGCGCCGACCCGCTGACGTTCTCCGGGCTCGCGGGCCTTGGCGACCTGGTGGCGACCTGCTCGTCGCCGCTGTCCCGCAACCACACCTTCGGCACCAACCTGGGCCGCGGGATGACCCTCGAGGAGACCATCGCGGTCACCAAGCAGACCGCGGAGGGCGTCAAGTCCTGCGAGTCGGTGCTGGACCTGGCCCGCCGGCACGGAGTGGACATGCCGATCACGGAAACGGTCGTCGGCATCGTCCACGAGGGGAAGCCGCCGGTCGTTGCTCTCAAGGAGTTGATGTCCCGCGCCGCCAAGCCCGAGCGACGCTGA
- a CDS encoding lysophospholipid acyltransferase family protein produces MSRRRIGFWYRLAAVISKPPLLLLFKRDWRGTEHIPVEGGFITAINHNSYLDMFSYGHFQYNTGRVPRFLAKAALFKTPVVGLLLRGTRQIPVYRESSNAVGAFRAAVDAVERGECVAFYPEGTLTRDPGMWPMTAKTGVARAALQTKAPVIPVAQWGANLAVPPYAKENKVRLFPRKTLQVQAGPPVDLSRFYDLDPTPDVLKAATEAIMAAVTEQLEELRGEKAPEKPFDLREVRAEQRRKAAGEEAK; encoded by the coding sequence GTGTCCCGCCGTAGAATCGGCTTCTGGTACCGCCTGGCCGCGGTCATCTCAAAGCCGCCGCTGTTGCTTCTGTTCAAGCGGGACTGGCGGGGAACGGAACACATTCCGGTCGAGGGCGGATTCATCACTGCCATCAACCACAACTCGTACCTCGACATGTTCTCGTACGGGCACTTCCAGTACAACACCGGACGCGTCCCGCGGTTCCTGGCCAAGGCCGCGCTGTTCAAGACGCCCGTCGTCGGGCTCCTGCTGCGGGGCACCCGGCAGATCCCCGTCTACCGCGAGTCCTCCAACGCCGTCGGCGCCTTCCGTGCCGCCGTCGACGCGGTCGAGCGCGGCGAGTGCGTCGCCTTCTACCCGGAGGGCACGCTCACCCGCGACCCCGGCATGTGGCCCATGACCGCCAAGACGGGTGTGGCGCGGGCCGCCCTGCAGACGAAGGCGCCGGTCATCCCGGTCGCCCAGTGGGGCGCCAACTTGGCGGTGCCGCCGTACGCCAAGGAGAACAAGGTCCGGCTCTTCCCGCGCAAGACGCTCCAGGTCCAGGCCGGCCCGCCGGTCGACCTCTCGCGCTTCTACGACCTGGATCCCACACCGGACGTCCTGAAGGCCGCGACCGAGGCCATCATGGCCGCGGTCACGGAGCAGCTCGAGGAGCTGCGCGGCGAGAAGGCGCCGGAGAAGCCGTTCGATCTGCGCGAAGTCCGCGCGGAGCAGCGCCGCAAGGCCGCCGGGGAGGAAGCGAAGTGA
- the cofC gene encoding 2-phospho-L-lactate guanylyltransferase, with translation MPMDQEFATDTEPVFAPADLWSLVVPLKPLALAKSRLAGAAGDVLRPRLALAFAQDTVAAALACPAVRDVAVVTDDPTAAAGLAALGARIVPDAPAAGLNAALAHGAEVVRAARPSAAVAALNADLPALRTAELARALAAASVFTRAFLTDAAGIGTTLLCARPGAELRPAFGGPSRRAHLASGATEIMSGDLDSVRQDVDTGDDLAAALLLGVGRHTADRLAAGAPAVPRKHAGQGH, from the coding sequence ATGCCCATGGACCAAGAGTTCGCCACGGACACGGAGCCGGTCTTCGCACCTGCCGACCTCTGGTCCCTGGTCGTACCCCTGAAGCCGCTGGCCCTGGCCAAGAGCCGGCTGGCGGGAGCGGCGGGCGACGTGCTGCGGCCCCGTCTCGCCCTCGCGTTCGCGCAGGACACCGTGGCGGCCGCGCTGGCCTGCCCTGCCGTACGGGATGTGGCGGTCGTCACGGACGATCCGACCGCCGCTGCCGGACTCGCGGCGCTGGGGGCGAGGATCGTGCCGGACGCCCCGGCGGCGGGCCTCAACGCGGCGCTGGCGCACGGCGCCGAAGTGGTGCGTGCCGCGCGCCCCTCCGCGGCGGTCGCCGCGCTCAACGCCGACCTGCCCGCATTGCGTACCGCCGAATTGGCGAGGGCCCTGGCGGCGGCTTCGGTATTTACCCGGGCATTTCTGACGGATGCGGCCGGAATCGGCACGACTTTGCTCTGCGCCCGGCCGGGGGCGGAATTGCGCCCCGCTTTCGGCGGCCCTTCACGCCGTGCGCATTTGGCTTCCGGTGCCACGGAAATCATGTCCGGCGATCTCGATTCCGTGCGCCAGGACGTGGACACCGGCGACGATCTGGCGGCCGCGCTCTTGCTCGGCGTGGGCCGGCACACCGCGGACCGTCTGGCGGCCGGCGCTCCCGCCGTACCGAGGAAGCACGCCGGCCAAGGGCACTAG
- a CDS encoding HU family DNA-binding protein — MNKAQLVEAIADKLGGRQQAADAVDAVLDAIVRATVAGDRVSVTGFGSFEKVDRPARYARNPQTGERVRVKKTSVPRFRAGQGFKDLVSGSKKLPKGGEVAVKKAPKGSLSGPPPTIAKSAAKKAAAKRTAAKKTTTGAKKTAAKKTTAAAKKSTAKTTAKKTTAATKKATPAKTTAKKATAKKTAPAKKATAKKAPAKKTTARKTTAKKTTSRNK; from the coding sequence GTGAACAAGGCGCAGCTCGTAGAAGCGATTGCCGACAAGCTCGGCGGGCGTCAGCAGGCCGCTGACGCCGTCGACGCGGTGCTTGACGCGATCGTCCGCGCAACGGTCGCCGGAGACCGGGTCTCGGTCACCGGCTTCGGCTCGTTCGAGAAGGTCGACCGCCCCGCCCGCTACGCTCGCAACCCGCAGACCGGCGAGCGTGTCCGGGTCAAGAAGACGTCCGTACCGCGCTTCCGGGCAGGGCAGGGCTTCAAGGACCTGGTCAGCGGCTCGAAGAAGCTCCCCAAGGGAGGCGAGGTCGCGGTCAAGAAGGCCCCCAAGGGCAGCCTCTCCGGCCCGCCGCCCACCATCGCCAAGTCCGCGGCCAAGAAGGCCGCCGCGAAGCGGACCGCGGCGAAGAAGACGACCACGGGCGCCAAGAAGACCGCGGCGAAGAAGACCACCGCGGCGGCGAAGAAGTCGACGGCCAAGACGACCGCGAAGAAGACCACGGCCGCCACGAAGAAGGCGACCCCGGCGAAGACCACCGCCAAGAAGGCCACGGCGAAGAAGACCGCGCCGGCCAAGAAGGCCACGGCCAAGAAGGCGCCGGCCAAGAAGACCACGGCGCGCAAGACCACCGCCAAGAAGACGACCTCGAGGAACAAGTAG
- the leuD gene encoding 3-isopropylmalate dehydratase small subunit, with protein MEAFTTHTGRAVPLRRSNVDTDQIIPAHWLKKVTRDGFEDGLFEAWRKDPAFVLNRPERKGASVLVAGPDFGTGSSREHAVWALQNYGFKAVISSRFADIFRGNSLKNGLLTVVLEQSVVDALWELTEADPTAEVTVDLEKRQVLAPGITADFELDENARWRLLNGLDDISLTLQNEADIAAYEAGRPAFKPRTIDA; from the coding sequence ATGGAAGCTTTCACCACGCACACCGGCCGGGCCGTCCCGCTGCGCCGCAGCAACGTCGACACCGACCAGATCATCCCGGCCCACTGGCTGAAGAAGGTCACCCGCGACGGCTTCGAGGACGGGCTCTTCGAGGCCTGGCGCAAGGACCCCGCGTTCGTCCTCAACCGCCCCGAGCGGAAGGGCGCCTCGGTTCTCGTCGCCGGCCCCGACTTCGGCACCGGATCGTCGCGCGAGCACGCCGTCTGGGCCCTGCAGAACTACGGCTTCAAGGCCGTCATCTCCTCCCGGTTCGCCGACATCTTCCGCGGCAACTCGCTGAAGAACGGCCTGCTGACCGTGGTCCTCGAGCAGTCCGTCGTGGACGCTCTGTGGGAGCTGACGGAGGCCGACCCGACGGCCGAGGTCACCGTCGACCTCGAGAAGCGACAGGTCCTCGCGCCCGGAATCACCGCGGACTTCGAGCTCGACGAGAACGCCCGCTGGCGACTGCTGAACGGGCTCGACGACATCAGCCTCACCCTTCAGAACGAAGCGGACATCGCGGCGTACGAGGCGGGCCGGCCGGCCTTCAAGCCCCGGACAATTGACGCCTGA
- the leuC gene encoding 3-isopropylmalate dehydratase large subunit: protein MGRTLAEKVWDDHVVRRAEGEPDLLFIDLHLLHEVTSPQAFDGLRKNGRQVRRLDLTIATEDHNTPTIDIDKPIADPVSRVQLETLRKNCAEFGVRLHPLGDVEQGVVHVVGPQLGLTQPGTTVVCGDSHTSTHGAFGALAFGIGTSQVEHVLATQTLPMARPKTMAITVEGELPDGVTAKDLILAIIARIGTGGGQGYVLEYRGSAIEKLSMEARMTICNMSIEAGARAGMIAPDRTTFDYLQGRDHAPQGADWDAAVEYWKTLRTDDDAVFDAEVFIDAAELAPFVTWGTNPGQGAPLSGHVPDPASYEDASERLAAEKALEYMGLTAGQPLRDINVDTVFVGSCTNGRIEDLRNAAAILDGRKVADGVRMLVVPGSVRVALQAVEEGLDKVFKEAGAEWRHAGCSMCLGMNPDQLAPGERSASTSNRNFEGRQGKGGRTHLVSPQVAAATAVLGHLASPADLSETPAPAGV, encoded by the coding sequence ATGGGTAGGACACTCGCGGAGAAGGTCTGGGACGACCACGTCGTCCGGCGCGCCGAGGGCGAGCCCGACCTCCTCTTCATCGATCTGCATCTGCTGCACGAGGTGACCAGCCCCCAGGCCTTCGACGGTCTGCGGAAGAACGGCCGGCAGGTGCGCCGCCTCGACCTCACCATCGCGACCGAGGACCACAACACCCCGACCATCGACATCGACAAGCCGATCGCCGACCCGGTCTCCCGCGTCCAGCTGGAGACCCTGCGCAAGAACTGCGCGGAGTTCGGCGTACGGCTGCACCCGCTGGGCGATGTCGAGCAGGGCGTCGTGCACGTCGTCGGCCCCCAGCTGGGTCTGACCCAGCCCGGCACCACCGTGGTCTGCGGTGACTCGCACACCTCCACGCACGGCGCGTTCGGCGCGCTGGCCTTCGGTATCGGCACCTCGCAGGTCGAGCACGTGCTGGCCACCCAGACGCTGCCCATGGCCCGCCCCAAGACCATGGCCATCACCGTCGAGGGCGAGCTGCCCGACGGTGTCACCGCCAAGGACCTGATCCTCGCCATCATCGCGAGGATCGGCACCGGCGGCGGCCAGGGCTATGTCCTCGAGTACCGCGGGTCCGCCATCGAGAAGCTGTCGATGGAAGCCCGGATGACCATCTGCAACATGTCGATCGAGGCCGGCGCCCGCGCGGGCATGATCGCCCCCGACCGCACCACCTTCGACTACCTCCAGGGCCGCGACCACGCGCCCCAGGGAGCCGACTGGGACGCCGCGGTCGAGTACTGGAAGACGCTGCGCACCGACGACGACGCGGTGTTCGACGCCGAGGTCTTCATCGACGCCGCCGAACTCGCCCCGTTCGTCACCTGGGGCACCAACCCCGGCCAGGGCGCGCCGCTGTCGGGACACGTCCCCGACCCTGCTTCGTACGAGGACGCGTCGGAGCGCCTGGCCGCGGAAAAGGCCCTGGAGTACATGGGGTTGACCGCCGGACAGCCGCTGCGCGACATCAACGTGGACACCGTCTTCGTAGGCTCCTGCACCAACGGACGCATCGAGGACCTGCGCAACGCCGCCGCGATCCTGGACGGCCGCAAAGTCGCGGACGGTGTACGGATGCTGGTCGTCCCCGGCTCGGTCCGCGTCGCGCTGCAGGCCGTGGAAGAGGGGCTGGACAAGGTCTTCAAGGAGGCCGGAGCCGAATGGCGGCACGCCGGCTGCTCCATGTGCCTCGGCATGAACCCGGACCAACTCGCGCCCGGGGAGCGCTCCGCCTCCACCTCCAACCGCAACTTCGAGGGCAGGCAGGGCAAGGGCGGCCGTACGCACCTGGTCTCCCCGCAGGTCGCCGCCGCCACCGCGGTTCTGGGCCACCTCGCCTCGCCCGCCGACCTGTCCGAAACCCCTGCGCCCGCCGGAGTCTGA
- the ndgR gene encoding IclR family transcriptional regulator NdgR has translation MDNSSGVGVLDKAALVLSALESGPATLAGLVAATGLARPTAHRLAVALEHHRMVARDMQGRFILGPRLAELAAAAGEDRLLATAGPVLTHLRDVTGESAQLYRRQGDMRICVAAAERLSGLRDTVPVGSTLTMKAGSSAQILMAWEEPERLHRGLQGARFTATALSGVRRRGWAQSIGEREPGVASVSAPVRGPSNRVVAAVSVSGPIERLTRHPGRMHAQAVIDAAARLSEALRRNG, from the coding sequence ATGGACAACTCTAGCGGCGTCGGCGTCCTCGACAAGGCGGCCCTTGTCTTGAGCGCCCTGGAGTCCGGTCCGGCCACCCTCGCGGGGCTGGTCGCGGCCACGGGACTCGCACGACCAACAGCACATCGCCTGGCAGTGGCACTGGAGCACCACCGTATGGTGGCGCGCGACATGCAGGGCCGTTTCATCCTCGGCCCGCGGCTGGCGGAGCTCGCCGCCGCGGCGGGCGAGGACCGGCTGCTGGCCACGGCCGGGCCCGTACTCACACACCTGCGCGACGTGACCGGCGAGAGCGCGCAGCTCTACCGCCGGCAGGGAGACATGCGGATCTGCGTCGCGGCCGCCGAGCGGCTGTCCGGACTGCGGGACACCGTGCCCGTCGGTTCCACGCTCACGATGAAGGCCGGCTCCTCGGCCCAGATCCTCATGGCCTGGGAGGAGCCGGAGCGTCTGCACCGCGGCCTCCAGGGCGCGCGCTTCACGGCGACCGCCCTGTCCGGCGTCCGGCGCCGGGGCTGGGCCCAGTCGATCGGCGAGCGCGAGCCGGGCGTGGCGTCCGTGTCCGCGCCCGTGCGGGGCCCCTCCAACCGCGTGGTGGCCGCCGTCTCGGTCTCCGGACCGATCGAGCGCCTGACCCGCCACCCGGGCCGTATGCACGCCCAGGCGGTCATCGACGCCGCGGCCCGCCTGAGCGAGGCGCTGCGCCGCAACGGCTGA
- a CDS encoding SCO4226 family nickel-binding protein produces MTEFMDVHRGMKGITSDQLMEAHRADLAIEGEENVHFKKAWADPETGTVYCLSEGPSADAVQRIHERTGHPADEIHPVPLTV; encoded by the coding sequence ATGACCGAGTTCATGGACGTACACCGCGGGATGAAGGGCATCACGAGTGATCAGCTGATGGAGGCGCACCGCGCGGACCTCGCGATCGAGGGTGAGGAGAACGTGCACTTCAAGAAGGCGTGGGCGGACCCGGAGACGGGCACCGTGTACTGCCTGTCCGAAGGCCCCTCCGCGGACGCCGTGCAGCGCATCCACGAGCGCACGGGCCACCCTGCCGACGAGATCCACCCGGTGCCCCTCACTGTGTGA
- a CDS encoding DUF4241 domain-containing protein, with translation MPMPAPDFSWHFTPGNRFEEEGGQAGTMSVIPAGELWLPTGRVVACDPFVSLGTGESEPFTAEVPPGRYRVECAVATITEREEEPADDEPPHLRIAAARLLIGDTAPVAWEIAHQAGQDPASLADDEFFAYGVDAGTGCFYDAGCDESFPDCVGDKGPLWDAFDAGGDAGLGPHTITAPDSGHNLIAFMSGWGDGAYPTWVGRDADGDVTCFVTDFFVVPSEEERSAG, from the coding sequence ATGCCGATGCCCGCCCCCGACTTCTCCTGGCACTTCACACCGGGCAACCGGTTCGAGGAGGAGGGCGGACAGGCCGGCACGATGTCTGTGATCCCGGCCGGCGAGCTGTGGCTGCCCACGGGCAGGGTCGTGGCCTGCGACCCCTTCGTCTCGCTCGGCACCGGCGAGTCCGAACCGTTCACCGCGGAGGTCCCGCCCGGCCGTTACCGCGTCGAGTGCGCCGTCGCCACGATCACCGAACGCGAGGAGGAGCCCGCGGACGACGAGCCGCCGCATCTGCGGATCGCCGCCGCCCGCCTGCTGATCGGGGACACGGCGCCCGTCGCCTGGGAGATCGCCCACCAGGCCGGTCAGGACCCCGCCTCCCTCGCCGACGACGAGTTCTTCGCCTACGGCGTCGACGCCGGTACCGGCTGCTTCTACGACGCCGGCTGCGACGAGTCGTTCCCGGACTGCGTCGGCGACAAGGGCCCGCTCTGGGACGCCTTCGACGCCGGTGGCGACGCCGGCCTCGGCCCGCACACGATCACCGCTCCCGACAGCGGCCACAACCTGATCGCCTTCATGTCCGGCTGGGGCGACGGCGCCTACCCGACCTGGGTCGGCCGGGACGCGGACGGCGATGTCACCTGTTTCGTCACCGACTTCTTCGTCGTCCCCTCGGAGGAAGAGCGCTCGGCGGGGTGA